In Streptomyces sp. NBC_00341, the DNA window CCGCAGAGACGGGGACAGCGACGGCGCGGGCGATCCGCGCCACCGCCGCGAACATCTCCTCCGCGGGCGTCTCCCCGTCCTCGTACCCGAGCGACGCCGCGACGCCTGCGCTCGGTGTGGCGAGGGCCGGGAACCCGGCGTCCGCGAAGACCCGGGCGCTGGCGGCGTCCCACGGGCCGGGCAGGACCAGGGGATCGCCGAGGGTGCGGCCGTGGTGCAGGGCGAGCAGTTCGGACGCGGTCATCGAGGGGCTCCAGACGGGGGAGGGGCGGGGAGTGGGACGGTCAGCGGTGGTCGCCCGGGGTGTAGTGGCCCGGGACCATCCGGGTGGACACGGCGAACCGGTTCCAGGAGTTGATCGTGATGATCGCGGCGATCAGGTGGGCGAGCTCCGCCTCGTCGAAGTGCTTCGCGGCCTTCGCGTACACCTCGTCCGGCACGAATCCGTCGGTCAGGACGGTCACCGCCTCGGTCAGCTCGATCGCCGCGATCTCCTTCGGCGTGTAGAAGTGCTGCGACTCCTCCCAGGCGCTGAGCTGCACGATCCGCTCCACGGACTCACCCGCCGCCAGCGCGTCCTTGGTGTGCATGTCGAGGCAGAACGCGCAGTGGTTGATCTGTGAGGCCCGGATCTTCACCAGTTCGGCCACGACCGGGTCGAGCCCCTTGCGGGACGCGGCCTCCAGTCGGGCCATCGCCTTGTAGACGTCGGGAGCGTGCTCGGCCCACTGGATGCGGGGCGTGTGCTCGGCGGTGTACTCGGACGTTGCGTGGTGGTGCTCGTTCGTGGTCATGGATACGACGTTACGCGCGGGGTGGCGCAGCGGTATGGTCCATTTTCATGACGGATCCCTGGGCCACTTTCGGCGCCGACCTGCACCTTGACCCGACCGGCGCAACCGGACTGCGGGCCGGGCTCATGGACGCCCTGCGCGAGGCGGCCCGGACCGGGAGGCTGGCACCGGGCACCCGGCTGCCGTCGTCCCGCACCCTCGCGGCCGACCTCGGCATCGCCCGCAACACCGTCGCGGACGCCTACGCGGAACTGGTCGCGGAGGGCTGGCTCACCGCCCGCCAGGGCTCCGGAACCCGGGTCGCCCGGCGCGCGGAGCCGCGCCGCGCGACGACCAGGGCGCCGCGCTCCCGGCCGCCCCGCACCAGCCCCGCCTACAGCCTGATGCCCGGCTCGCCCGACCTGTCGACGTTCCCGCGCGCCGAGTGGCTCAAGGCCGCCCGCCGCGCGCTCACCTCGGCGCCCAACGACGCCCTCGGCTACGGCGATCCACGCGGCCGGGTCGAACTGCGCACCGTGCTGGCCGACTACCTGTCACGGGCCCGGGGCGTGTACGCGGACCCCGAACGCATCGTCATCTGCTCCGGCTTCGTCCACGGACTGATCATGATGGGGAAGGTGTTGCGGGAGCGCCGCGTGCGGGAGGTGGCCGTCGAGTCGTACGGACTCGACGTGCACACCCGCCTGCTCACCGAGGCCGGGCTGCGCATCCCCTGCCTGCCGCTCGACGAACTCGGCTCCAGGACCGGCGAACTGCCCACGATGCGGGGCGCGGGCGCGGTGCTGCTGACACCCGCGCACCAGTTCCCGACCGGAGTGCCGCTCCACCCCGACCGGCGGGCCGCCGCCGTCGACTGGGCCCGGAGCACGGGCGGCCTGATCCTGGAGGACGACTACGACGGAGAGTTCCGCTACGACCGCCAGCCGGTCGGCGCCCTTCAGGGCCTTGACCCGGAACACGTCGTGTACCTCGGCACGGCCAGCAAGTCCATGGCGCCGGGGCTGCGGCTGGGCTGGATGGTGGTCCCGCAGGCGCTGGTGGGCGAGGTGACCGGGGCCAAGGGGGTGAGCGACTGGTCGTCCAGCGCGCTGGACCAGCTGACGCTCGCGGAGTTCATCGCCTCCGGTGCGTACGACCGGCATGTGCGCTCCATGCGGCTGCGCTACCGCCGACGCCGCGACCAGCTCGTCGCCGCCCTGGCGGAACGGGCCCCGTCCATCAGGATCAGCGGGATCGCCGCCGGACTGCACGCCGTACTCGAACTCCCGGAGGGCAGCGAGGCGGACGTCGTCCGCTCTGCGGCCTGGCAGGGGCTGGCGGTGGAGGGACTGTCCTCCTTCCGCCACCCCGACGCCGAGGTGAGCCGCGAGGCGCTGGTCATCGGCTACGGCCGCCCGACCGACAGCGCCTGGGCGGGCACGCTGGACGCGCTCGTACGGGTGCTGCCGTGAGGCGAAGCGCGCGGGGGCGGGGGCGCCGACCGGCGCCCCCGCGGCAGCCGATCTCGACCGGACACGCCGTACGGCGAGTGTCACCAGCAGCCCGGCGGCGGGGTCGACCAGGGTGAACGCGTCGGGGCACCCGGATTCCAGCCGCGCCATCGCCTCGTCCTGCCGCGCGTGGTCCTCTGCCCAGTCCCGAAGCCCGTCCAGCACGGTGCGGCTCCGCAGGACGGCCGCCCGTACGCCCGCCCCTCCGGAACGCCGCCCTGAGCCGGACTGAGCACCGGGCCCCTCCGCGAGCCGAAGCGCCTGCCACCGCAGCCACCGGAGGGCGAGTCGGCGATTACGCACCACGACCTCGCCCAGCGAAACGGCACGCTGCCCGTCGGTCACGGTGATCTCCGCCCCGTAGGCCGGCCCGGTCACGCGGAGCCCTCCCGCTCGGCCTTCAGAATCGCGGCCGCCGCTTCAACGGCGGCCGCGAGCACCTCAAGCCCGGCCGCCTCGGCCTCGCGCTCGCTGACGCGCCGCTCGATCGCGGCATCCAGCGCGGCGAAGAACTGTGCGTAGGACTCCGGGTCCGGGCGGACACGATCGCCCACCGGGGGCAGCGTGCTCGCATGATCAGGGACGCGCTTCACGACGGCTCCCGGTGCTCGGGGTGCTCTCCGTGCTCGGCCGCCCGGTGCCGCCTGCGCAGCACCCGGCAGTCGGTCGCCCGGCTCTCGTCCCGCCGGCTCCGGGCCACGGCTTCGGCCAGCTCGAACTCCTGGCAGACCCGGCACGCGGTGGGCTCGGCGGGCTCGGCGGGCGTGGCGGTGCTGTTGTTGCGGGCGGTCATGCCACGTCCCCCCGGCTCCTGGCGTTCTCGTACGCGGTACGGGCGCGGAGCCGCTCATCACGGGTGGCGGGCCGGACGTACTCGGGGAGGGCTTCCCACTCGGGCCCTCCGCCGATCGGCCGCAGCGACCAGTAGGGCCCGGCGGCACCCCGGAACTCCCCGACGCGGTCGTTACGGCCCCGGTCCACCAGGAGTGCCCCGGCGGGCGGGAGTTGGACGCGCTTCTGCTCAGACATCGCCGCACCTCTCTGTAGTCATTCCACTACCAAGGGCGTTCAGCGTGGCTTAGAGTCAGGAGCTGTTCAACCTGTCAGTCATGAACGAAAGACTGGTGATGTCCCCTTGAATCGCAAGGACTTGGACCCGGACAGCAGTCCGCAAGCTGCCTTCGGGGCACGTATCCGCCGAGCCCGCGAGGCTCACGGCTGGAAGCAGGAAGAGCTGGGCGATCGGATGGGGTACTCCGCTACGCACATCTCGGCCGTGGAAGTTGGTCGCAAGATGCCGACTCTCCGCTTTTCGCGCAGTGCGGACCTAGTGTTCGGCACCGCAGAAACCGCTGACACGTTCGAAAGTCTGTGGCGCGAGATGCGACTCGGGTCCCTCTTGGAGGGCTTCCCGCAGTACGTGGGTCACGAGGGCCGGGCTGTGGAGATCCGGCTCTACAACATCGGCATCATCCCGGGGCTGTTGCAGACGCCCGAGTACGCACGGGTGTTGGCGGAGAGCGCCGTGCGGCGGGGTGCGATCACGCCGGAACAGGCTGAGGAGCGCGTCTCGTTTCTGGCGGCGCGACAGGCGGCACTTGTGCGGCCCCGGCCACCCATGGTGTTCGTCATCCTGGACGAAAGCTGCATCCGTCGACCCATTGGCGGGGCCGCCGTGATGGACGCCCAGTTGGCGCACCTCATCGAGTTCGCGGCACAGCCGAACACTCTGCTCCAGGTGGCGCCGTACGAGATTGGCGAGCGCCGCCCGTTCGACCTGCCCGTCAACCTGCTGACGTTGTCGGATCGCTCCGTGCTCTGTTACGCGGAGTCTCAGGCCCAGGGGCACCTGGACCGGGAACCTACTTCTGTGATGCCCATGTTGACGGCCTACCATCAGCTGCAGGGCGAATCGCTGTCACCAGCGGCGTCCATGTCCATGATCAGTGAGTTGCGAAAGGGCATCACGTGACGACCGAATCTCCCCGTTGGTTCAAGTCCTCGTACAGCAACAACGGCGGCGACTGCGTCGAGGTCGCTGTCAATCTCGTCGCCGCGCACGGCGTCGTCCCGGTCCGTGACTCGAAGAACGTGAGCGGCCCCGCGCTGAACGTGCCTACCGGCTCCTTCGCCGCCTTCGTGGCGGGCGTGAAGACCGGAGATTTCGGCAGCGTCTGACAGGCACAGGCAGCACCGCCCCACCGTGCGCCGCATGGTGGGGCCATGGCCGAGTGGCCAGGAAGGGACATCTCGTGAAGACGACCGCGACCGTTCTCCCTCAGTGGTTCAAGTCCTCGTACAGCAACAACGGCGGCAACTGCATCGAGGTCGCCGTCAATCTCGTCGCCGCGCACGGCGTCGTCCCGGTCCGTGACTCGAAGAACGTGAGCGGCCCTGC includes these proteins:
- a CDS encoding carboxymuconolactone decarboxylase family protein, with amino-acid sequence MTTNEHHHATSEYTAEHTPRIQWAEHAPDVYKAMARLEAASRKGLDPVVAELVKIRASQINHCAFCLDMHTKDALAAGESVERIVQLSAWEESQHFYTPKEIAAIELTEAVTVLTDGFVPDEVYAKAAKHFDEAELAHLIAAIITINSWNRFAVSTRMVPGHYTPGDHR
- a CDS encoding PLP-dependent aminotransferase family protein, producing MTDPWATFGADLHLDPTGATGLRAGLMDALREAARTGRLAPGTRLPSSRTLAADLGIARNTVADAYAELVAEGWLTARQGSGTRVARRAEPRRATTRAPRSRPPRTSPAYSLMPGSPDLSTFPRAEWLKAARRALTSAPNDALGYGDPRGRVELRTVLADYLSRARGVYADPERIVICSGFVHGLIMMGKVLRERRVREVAVESYGLDVHTRLLTEAGLRIPCLPLDELGSRTGELPTMRGAGAVLLTPAHQFPTGVPLHPDRRAAAVDWARSTGGLILEDDYDGEFRYDRQPVGALQGLDPEHVVYLGTASKSMAPGLRLGWMVVPQALVGEVTGAKGVSDWSSSALDQLTLAEFIASGAYDRHVRSMRLRYRRRRDQLVAALAERAPSIRISGIAAGLHAVLELPEGSEADVVRSAAWQGLAVEGLSSFRHPDAEVSREALVIGYGRPTDSAWAGTLDALVRVLP
- a CDS encoding helix-turn-helix transcriptional regulator, with the translated sequence MNRKDLDPDSSPQAAFGARIRRAREAHGWKQEELGDRMGYSATHISAVEVGRKMPTLRFSRSADLVFGTAETADTFESLWREMRLGSLLEGFPQYVGHEGRAVEIRLYNIGIIPGLLQTPEYARVLAESAVRRGAITPEQAEERVSFLAARQAALVRPRPPMVFVILDESCIRRPIGGAAVMDAQLAHLIEFAAQPNTLLQVAPYEIGERRPFDLPVNLLTLSDRSVLCYAESQAQGHLDREPTSVMPMLTAYHQLQGESLSPAASMSMISELRKGIT
- a CDS encoding DUF397 domain-containing protein — protein: MTTESPRWFKSSYSNNGGDCVEVAVNLVAAHGVVPVRDSKNVSGPALNVPTGSFAAFVAGVKTGDFGSV
- a CDS encoding DUF397 domain-containing protein, encoding MKTTATVLPQWFKSSYSNNGGNCIEVAVNLVAAHGVVPVRDSKNVSGPALNVPTGSFAAFVAGVKAGEFGGV